The following proteins are encoded in a genomic region of Clostridium kluyveri:
- a CDS encoding M16 family metallopeptidase, which produces MFDARQRVLPNGIKLITIKKDTKLAAFHAAVNIGAMYESNNERGISHFIEHMLFKGTMSRNNKKLNIDLETLGGEYNAYTDNTSTVYSVTSLREELEKSVDIISDMLMNSIFPQEEIEKEREVILSEIRSSKDDIEDYSFDRINKIAFKKSALRYNVAGNEKDISKFTREDLVGFYSKYYVPNNCYISIVSPYEHEKVYQLIYKYFNKWKSKEVKHNDIIFEYNTPRKKISSKKDIEQSTILYLFTFNGLSEKQELALRILNHKFGGSNNSILFTKLREERGLAYDVYTDLDLDEGVKTLYVYTSVGEENLKTAVGVIEDCIDKVKNGDIIFKDDMVSLMKKVLKTAVAFTLEDPTDIGNYVLHQSIKGEDIYKLINDIEKIETIKKEDIYEVAKIVFNNPTIHILKRG; this is translated from the coding sequence ATGTTTGATGCTAGACAAAGAGTTTTACCAAATGGAATAAAGCTCATTACAATAAAAAAAGATACTAAGCTAGCGGCTTTTCATGCAGCAGTTAATATAGGAGCTATGTATGAAAGTAACAATGAAAGAGGTATATCTCATTTTATAGAACATATGCTTTTCAAGGGTACTATGTCTAGAAACAATAAGAAATTGAATATAGATTTGGAAACCCTAGGGGGAGAATATAATGCTTATACAGATAATACTTCCACGGTGTATAGTGTCACATCTCTAAGGGAAGAATTAGAAAAGTCTGTGGATATTATTTCTGATATGCTCATGAATTCTATATTCCCCCAAGAGGAAATTGAAAAGGAAAGGGAAGTTATATTATCAGAGATAAGAAGTAGTAAAGATGATATAGAAGATTATAGCTTTGATAGAATAAATAAAATAGCTTTTAAAAAAAGTGCACTTAGATATAATGTGGCTGGAAATGAGAAAGATATAAGCAAGTTTACAAGAGAAGATTTGGTTGGATTTTACAGTAAATATTATGTGCCTAACAACTGTTATATATCAATAGTTTCACCTTATGAACATGAAAAAGTTTATCAGTTAATCTATAAGTATTTTAATAAATGGAAAAGTAAAGAGGTTAAACATAATGATATAATATTTGAATATAATACACCTCGCAAAAAAATTTCTTCTAAAAAGGATATAGAGCAAAGTACCATTTTATATCTCTTTACATTTAACGGGCTAAGTGAAAAGCAGGAGTTGGCTCTTAGAATACTAAACCATAAATTTGGGGGCAGTAATAATTCTATATTGTTTACAAAATTAAGAGAAGAAAGAGGACTTGCTTATGATGTTTATACAGATTTGGATTTAGATGAGGGTGTAAAAACTTTGTATGTGTATACTTCTGTAGGAGAGGAAAACCTAAAAACTGCTGTTGGTGTTATTGAAGATTGTATTGATAAAGTCAAAAATGGAGATATAATTTTTAAGGATGATATGGTTAGTTTAATGAAAAAAGTATTGAAAACGGCGGTGGCTTTTACTCTTGAAGATCCCACGGACATAGGAAATTATGTTTTACATCAATCCATAAAGGGAGAAGATATATACAAACTTATTAATGATATAGAAAAGATTGAAACTATAAAAAAAGAAGATATATATGAAGTAGCTAAAATTGTATTTAATAATCCTACCATCCACATTCTTAAGAGAGGATAG
- a CDS encoding DUF4912 domain-containing protein, translating into MNSLRGDEKTSLVLMVQNSHRIFCYYNVSSMTVKEFEDRYGEALWINSKPVIKVYSVEDGIAKNIETIFIDPFADSWYIDIEKDDMDLFVKLGRIISGNKFVEFAVSNTVTTPRNSKSLDNSLYFLDVSQSNISNLEKEFSNNFTRGKKKLNIQN; encoded by the coding sequence GTGAATTCATTGAGAGGTGATGAAAAAACTTCTTTAGTGCTCATGGTTCAAAATTCCCATAGAATATTTTGTTATTATAATGTATCATCTATGACGGTAAAAGAATTCGAAGATAGATATGGAGAAGCACTATGGATAAACTCAAAACCAGTTATAAAGGTTTATTCTGTAGAAGATGGAATAGCTAAGAATATAGAGACAATCTTTATAGACCCCTTTGCAGATAGCTGGTATATAGATATTGAAAAGGACGATATGGATCTTTTTGTAAAGCTGGGCAGGATTATATCAGGTAACAAATTTGTTGAATTTGCAGTTTCAAATACAGTAACAACTCCAAGGAACAGCAAGTCTTTAGATAATTCTCTTTATTTTCTGGATGTTTCTCAAAGTAATATATCCAATCTAGAGAAGGAGTTTTCTAATAACTTTACAAGAGGAAAAAAAAAATTAAATATCCAGAATTAA
- a CDS encoding YbaK/EbsC family protein, giving the protein MSVENVVNYFLNRNLENPVFKLPDSGATVQQAAETIHTDPKYIAKTLAFKLKDEDILIVMRGDLRVSNKKFKNIFKTKAKMLNHDEVLENTGHPVGGLCPFGLKKSLKVYIDISVENFPYVYPAAGSKEFALKINPQQIKELVDGQWIDVCEGEAKDS; this is encoded by the coding sequence ATGAGTGTAGAAAATGTGGTTAACTACTTTTTAAATAGAAATTTGGAGAATCCTGTATTTAAGCTTCCAGACAGTGGTGCTACTGTACAGCAGGCAGCGGAGACTATACATACAGACCCAAAATATATAGCAAAGACATTGGCCTTCAAGCTTAAGGATGAAGATATACTTATAGTTATGAGAGGAGATTTAAGAGTTAGCAATAAAAAATTCAAAAACATTTTTAAAACTAAAGCTAAAATGTTAAATCATGATGAAGTTTTAGAGAATACAGGTCACCCGGTAGGGGGACTATGTCCCTTTGGCTTAAAGAAATCTTTAAAAGTTTACATAGATATTTCTGTAGAGAATTTCCCATATGTATATCCTGCAGCTGGCTCAAAGGAATTTGCTCTTAAGATAAATCCACAACAAATTAAAGAACTAGTAGATGGACAATGGATTGATGTATGTGAAGGTGAAGCAAAGGATTCTTAG
- a CDS encoding DEAD/DEAH box helicase: MKNISFNDLNLHPKVFEAIDNMGFEEPSQIQAESIPVILEGNDIIGQAQTGTGKTLAFGAPMLSKITPKNKHISALILTPTRELAIQVNDELSRIAKFMKILLIPIYGGQPIERQIKSLKRGINIVVGTPGRILDHLHRKTLDLSNIEFLTIDEADEMLDMGFIEDIEEIIKASNPNRQTLLFSATMPDQVKRLASKYMSSNTKYITIAKNTLTVEKTKQYYYEIKHKDRFESLCRILDVDEPSSAIIFCKTKRGVDELVEGMQARGYNVEGMHGDMGQNQRLNTLRKFKEGSLDFLVATDVAARGIDVENVSHVINYDLPQDTESYVHRIGRTGRANKEGIAYSLVTPREYILLKQIEKFTKSKIKRKDIPTVDEIFEAKYKNIEEKIKKVISENNYKNFIPIATELDEEYNLVDVAASLMKIIFDKELSFDYKENSIGIEDNNVRLFFSIGRMDNITPRKLIKFINETSSVEAYEIGDIDILNKFTFINVPERVSSIILKKSNGKKLQSKRVSVELAKSKKN; encoded by the coding sequence ATGAAAAATATTAGTTTTAACGATTTAAATTTACATCCTAAGGTTTTTGAAGCCATAGATAATATGGGTTTTGAAGAACCATCACAAATTCAAGCAGAATCTATTCCTGTAATATTGGAAGGAAATGATATTATAGGTCAAGCACAAACAGGTACTGGAAAAACTTTAGCTTTTGGAGCACCAATGTTAAGCAAAATAACTCCTAAAAACAAACATATTTCTGCCCTTATACTCACTCCCACAAGAGAACTAGCTATTCAAGTCAATGATGAATTATCTAGAATCGCTAAATTTATGAAAATATTATTAATCCCTATATACGGTGGTCAGCCTATAGAAAGACAAATAAAATCCTTAAAAAGAGGTATAAACATAGTAGTAGGTACTCCTGGAAGAATATTAGATCACCTTCACAGAAAAACCCTTGATTTAAGTAATATAGAATTTTTGACAATAGATGAAGCAGATGAAATGCTGGATATGGGCTTTATAGAAGATATAGAAGAAATAATAAAAGCCTCAAACCCAAACAGACAGACTCTACTTTTTTCCGCCACTATGCCAGATCAAGTTAAAAGATTAGCTTCCAAGTATATGAGTTCAAATACAAAATATATAACAATAGCTAAAAATACACTAACTGTAGAGAAAACAAAACAATATTACTATGAAATAAAACACAAGGACAGATTTGAATCTTTGTGCAGAATTTTAGACGTAGATGAACCCTCAAGTGCTATAATATTTTGTAAAACCAAACGTGGTGTGGATGAATTAGTCGAGGGTATGCAAGCCAGAGGATATAACGTAGAAGGTATGCACGGCGACATGGGACAAAATCAGAGACTAAATACTCTCAGAAAATTCAAAGAAGGTTCTTTGGACTTTTTAGTAGCTACAGATGTGGCTGCAAGAGGTATAGATGTAGAAAATGTTTCCCATGTTATAAACTACGATCTTCCACAAGATACGGAATCCTATGTACATAGAATAGGTAGAACAGGAAGAGCCAACAAAGAAGGTATTGCCTATTCTCTGGTAACTCCTAGAGAGTATATACTATTAAAGCAGATAGAAAAATTCACTAAAAGCAAGATAAAAAGAAAAGACATACCTACTGTAGATGAAATATTTGAAGCCAAATATAAAAACATAGAAGAAAAAATTAAAAAAGTTATATCAGAAAATAATTATAAAAACTTTATTCCTATAGCCACAGAACTAGATGAAGAGTATAACCTGGTAGACGTAGCTGCCTCTCTTATGAAAATAATTTTTGACAAGGAGTTAAGTTTTGATTATAAAGAAAATTCCATAGGTATAGAAGATAATAATGTAAGATTATTCTTCTCCATAGGAAGAATGGACAATATAACTCCGAGAAAATTGATAAAATTTATAAATGAAACTTCTTCAGTAGAAGCATATGAAATAGGTGATATAGATATATTAAATAAATTTACTTTTATAAATGTTCCTGAAAGGGTGTCATCTATTATATTAAAGAAATCCAATGGCAAAAAGCTTCAAAGCAAAAGAGTTTCTGTGGAACTTGCAAAAAGCAAGAAAAATTAA
- a CDS encoding CDIF630_02480 family spore surface protein, with the protein MPKNKERIEQPIVENHQTASWANIYKTKPTSEVPLPNKVEVENAKEWVDSNEK; encoded by the coding sequence ATGCCAAAGAATAAAGAAAGAATTGAGCAGCCAATTGTAGAAAATCACCAAACAGCCTCCTGGGCAAATATATATAAAACCAAGCCAACTTCAGAAGTACCCCTACCAAATAAAGTAGAAGTTGAAAATGCTAAAGAATGGGTAGACAGTAATGAAAAATAG
- the greA gene encoding transcription elongation factor GreA, giving the protein MQDVILTEAGKKKLEEELEYLKTVKRVEIKAALKAARAQGDLSENADYSAAKEDQSMTETRIQELEYQLKNAVIIESSLETDVFDINRTALVKFYDVDEIEEVTLVSSVESDVKNMRISIESPLGKALFRLKVGDKATVISPDGSYDVEVEKLL; this is encoded by the coding sequence ATGCAAGATGTAATTTTGACAGAAGCTGGTAAGAAAAAACTGGAAGAAGAATTAGAGTATTTGAAAACAGTGAAGAGAGTAGAAATAAAAGCTGCCTTAAAAGCCGCTAGGGCGCAGGGAGACCTTAGTGAAAATGCTGATTACAGTGCAGCTAAAGAGGATCAATCTATGACTGAGACTAGGATACAAGAACTTGAATATCAACTTAAAAATGCTGTAATAATAGAGAGTTCATTGGAAACAGATGTGTTTGATATAAATAGAACTGCTTTAGTAAAATTTTACGATGTGGACGAAATTGAAGAAGTAACATTGGTAAGTTCTGTGGAATCAGATGTTAAAAATATGAGGATAAGCATAGAATCCCCCTTGGGAAAAGCTCTTTTTAGATTAAAGGTTGGAGATAAAGCAACAGTTATATCACCCGATGGAAGCTATGACGTAGAGGTAGAGAAACTATTATAA
- the recX gene encoding recombination regulator RecX, with translation MNEYAVTKVEIQKRNNKRVNIYLNEEFAFSCSAEIVYKYNICKGKILDVDYLKDIIYKDNYIRCKRSALYIIEKSYKTEKQMYDKLIKNFDEGIVKECIKFLKEYNFIDDNKFAEMYVKEKIHSQGRNKIKYSLIEKGIKESIIDEKLYSIDNSLEEKIAFDMAKKKYYLIIKSENNINKVYNKLGNYMVKNGYDFDLVRYILKKIIKEHNCSEEKNNIQEDNKDELYNIAKKRYGIIIKSEDDPIKIYKKLGAYLLRRGYLWENIRSVLKELI, from the coding sequence TTGAATGAATATGCGGTGACTAAAGTTGAGATACAAAAGAGAAATAATAAAAGAGTTAATATATATTTAAATGAAGAGTTTGCTTTTTCCTGTAGTGCAGAAATTGTTTATAAATATAACATATGTAAAGGTAAAATACTAGACGTAGATTATTTAAAAGATATAATTTATAAAGATAATTACATAAGGTGTAAGCGTAGTGCCCTTTACATAATAGAAAAGTCATATAAGACAGAAAAGCAGATGTATGATAAATTAATTAAAAATTTTGATGAGGGTATAGTTAAAGAGTGTATAAAATTTTTAAAAGAATATAATTTTATAGATGATAATAAATTTGCCGAAATGTATGTAAAGGAGAAGATTCATTCCCAGGGAAGAAATAAAATTAAATATTCTCTAATTGAAAAAGGGATAAAAGAAAGTATTATAGATGAAAAATTATACAGTATAGATAATTCTTTAGAAGAAAAAATTGCCTTTGACATGGCAAAGAAGAAATATTATCTTATTATTAAAAGTGAAAATAACATAAATAAGGTATATAATAAACTGGGTAATTATATGGTAAAAAATGGATATGATTTTGATCTGGTAAGGTATATACTAAAAAAAATTATAAAAGAGCATAATTGCAGTGAGGAAAAAAATAATATTCAAGAAGATAATAAAGATGAATTATATAATATTGCAAAGAAAAGATATGGTATAATAATAAAATCTGAAGATGACCCAATTAAAATATATAAAAAATTAGGGGCGTATCTTTTAAGAAGAGGATATTTATGGGAAAATATAAGAAGTGTTTTAAAAGAATTAATATAG
- a CDS encoding glycoside hydrolase family 57 protein → MTKGYISIILHSHMPFIRHPDLKDPLEERWLFEGISECYIPLISIYDKLIKDHVDFKITMSITPTLMTMLEDEYLNKRYLQYLKKSIELSEKEIKRTKYNKELAVLAEFYNERFCKILGVYKNYDYNIMNAFRKFDRLGYLEVLASSATHGLLPLLAINPESVKAQIGVGVQCYLEHMGHVPDGIWLPECAYTYSLDYVLKEFGIKYFIAENKALANASPKSRYGVYAPIALPNGISVFGRDVESSYQVWSDFMGYPGDFNYREFYRDIGYELPLEYIEPYINENKIRIDTGIKYYRITGNTDNKEYYNRKRALEKIKEHGEHFFKCRVEQIDKLSEHMDQYPIIVCPYDTELFGHWWFEGPDFIDEFIRKTMQNNCNYKLISPMDYLKKYPIVQCSSPCPSSWGENGDFSVWINPHNQWIYREIHKCGEQMVRLSNTYTNPTDLQRRALNQAARELMIAESSDWPFIIKNNTAVEYAVKRINNHVDRFNKLYDSITKNVIDLKYLSQLEALDNIFESIDYKIYQESK, encoded by the coding sequence ATGACTAAAGGATATATTTCAATTATACTTCACAGTCATATGCCTTTTATAAGACATCCGGATTTAAAAGATCCACTAGAGGAAAGATGGTTATTTGAAGGTATCAGTGAATGTTATATACCTCTCATAAGTATATATGATAAGCTTATAAAAGATCATGTGGATTTTAAGATAACTATGTCTATAACACCTACTTTAATGACTATGTTAGAAGATGAATATTTAAATAAAAGATATTTACAGTATTTAAAAAAATCTATAGAACTCTCTGAAAAGGAGATAAAGAGAACAAAATATAATAAAGAACTTGCTGTACTTGCCGAGTTTTATAATGAAAGATTTTGTAAAATATTAGGTGTTTATAAAAACTATGATTACAATATAATGAATGCCTTTAGAAAATTTGACAGACTGGGGTATTTAGAAGTGTTAGCCAGCTCTGCTACCCATGGACTTTTACCTTTGCTTGCCATAAATCCAGAATCGGTTAAGGCACAAATAGGCGTGGGGGTTCAATGTTATTTGGAGCATATGGGTCATGTTCCAGATGGAATATGGCTTCCTGAATGCGCCTATACCTATTCATTGGATTATGTACTTAAGGAATTTGGAATTAAATACTTTATAGCAGAGAATAAAGCACTTGCAAATGCCTCTCCTAAGTCCAGATATGGCGTTTATGCACCTATTGCCCTTCCAAATGGAATTTCTGTATTTGGAAGGGATGTTGAATCATCTTATCAGGTGTGGAGTGACTTTATGGGTTATCCCGGAGATTTTAATTATAGGGAATTTTATAGGGATATAGGATATGAACTCCCTTTAGAGTATATAGAACCTTATATAAATGAGAATAAGATTAGAATTGACACTGGAATAAAATACTACAGAATAACTGGTAATACAGACAACAAGGAATATTACAATAGGAAAAGAGCTTTAGAAAAGATAAAAGAGCATGGAGAACATTTTTTTAAATGCAGGGTAGAACAAATCGATAAACTTAGTGAACATATGGATCAGTATCCTATAATAGTATGCCCTTATGATACAGAACTATTTGGACATTGGTGGTTTGAAGGACCTGACTTTATAGATGAATTCATAAGAAAAACCATGCAAAATAATTGTAATTATAAATTGATTTCTCCTATGGATTATTTAAAGAAATATCCTATAGTTCAATGTTCAAGTCCCTGTCCCTCTAGTTGGGGGGAAAATGGAGACTTTTCCGTATGGATAAATCCACATAATCAGTGGATATATAGAGAAATACATAAATGCGGGGAACAGATGGTGAGACTTTCTAATACCTATACAAATCCTACAGACTTACAAAGGAGGGCTTTGAATCAGGCAGCCCGTGAATTGATGATTGCAGAATCCTCAGATTGGCCTTTTATTATAAAAAACAATACTGCTGTAGAATATGCCGTTAAAAGAATAAATAATCATGTGGATAGATTTAATAAACTTTATGATAGTATAACTAAAAATGTCATTGATTTAAAGTATTTATCACAGTTAGAAGCATTAGACAATATTTTTGAGAGCATTGATTATAAAATTTACCAGGAATCCAAATAA
- a CDS encoding tetratricopeptide repeat protein: MNYFQKANEYYNTKNYKKAIDLYEKAIQIKDNEASSLYNSAVCFIKLKKYEKAIELLNSAIKLRKESKYFFNLGYCYVMLHNTKKALIYFNNAWCLNNDDADCEKAINTILKNYITKTK, encoded by the coding sequence ATGAATTACTTTCAAAAGGCCAATGAATATTATAATACCAAAAACTATAAAAAAGCTATTGACCTATATGAAAAGGCCATACAGATAAAGGATAATGAAGCATCTTCCCTATATAACTCTGCAGTATGTTTTATAAAATTAAAAAAATATGAAAAAGCTATAGAACTGTTAAATTCCGCTATAAAGTTAAGGAAAGAGAGTAAATATTTTTTTAATCTGGGATATTGTTATGTAATGTTACATAATACTAAAAAAGCCCTTATATACTTTAATAATGCCTGGTGTCTCAATAATGATGATGCAGATTGTGAAAAAGCCATAAATACCATATTAAAAAATTACATAACAAAAACTAAATGA
- a CDS encoding transglutaminase domain-containing protein yields the protein MNTSPVTILIGLVFLYPLIKGFLFKFSSKDLKLDIDDVNRNVSFIIALITGIYFWRKIFIQHSYNLYNILPEYIGNYFENNSFLVYAIVIPVFIFIVYRIIKLLLNLMNYLTLYPLIDSIDGFLKFKSNIFKRILGMIFQLPRSICYVLLISFILNIISMFNINSKLNTYLESSRPYNSICREIIIPVTNSNIAKQLPNIINNSFKIVIKQSNSKDTQNVNDLSRLKDDEGSIIYYNGVTIDEGVKSNQEINTFAKALGTEGSNTTERSEILYNWIGTNISYDHQKATKVLSNDFDVQSGAIPTFSSKKGICFDYACLYVAMARANNMKVRLITGEGFNGINWVSHAWNQVYIPEGNQWINVDTTFYKGGDYFNSKRFQLDHRDSQIAGEW from the coding sequence TTGAACACGAGTCCCGTAACTATATTGATAGGATTGGTATTTTTATATCCTCTTATAAAAGGGTTTTTATTTAAGTTTTCTTCTAAGGATTTAAAATTGGATATAGACGATGTAAACAGAAATGTTTCTTTTATAATAGCTTTGATAACCGGGATATATTTCTGGAGAAAGATATTTATACAGCACAGCTATAACTTATACAATATTTTGCCTGAATATATTGGAAACTACTTTGAGAATAACAGTTTTTTGGTATATGCAATTGTAATTCCTGTATTTATATTTATAGTTTACAGAATTATAAAACTTCTATTAAATCTAATGAATTATTTAACCCTATATCCTTTAATTGATAGTATAGATGGATTTTTAAAATTTAAAAGTAATATTTTTAAAAGGATATTGGGGATGATTTTTCAATTACCTAGATCAATATGTTATGTACTTTTAATTTCCTTTATATTGAATATAATTTCTATGTTTAATATAAATTCCAAATTAAATACATACCTAGAAAGTTCAAGACCCTACAACTCTATATGCAGGGAAATAATAATCCCAGTGACTAACTCTAATATTGCAAAGCAGCTGCCTAATATAATCAACAATTCTTTTAAAATAGTAATAAAACAGTCAAATTCAAAAGATACGCAGAATGTAAATGATTTAAGTAGATTAAAAGATGACGAAGGTAGTATTATATACTATAATGGCGTTACCATAGACGAAGGTGTAAAATCTAATCAGGAAATTAATACTTTTGCTAAAGCCCTTGGTACAGAAGGAAGCAATACTACTGAAAGGTCAGAAATACTTTATAACTGGATAGGTACCAATATAAGTTATGATCATCAAAAAGCAACTAAAGTATTAAGTAATGATTTTGATGTACAATCTGGGGCAATTCCTACTTTTTCTTCTAAAAAGGGAATTTGTTTTGACTATGCTTGTCTTTATGTAGCTATGGCAAGGGCCAATAATATGAAAGTGAGGCTTATAACTGGGGAAGGATTTAATGGCATAAATTGGGTGAGCCATGCTTGGAATCAGGTTTATATTCCAGAAGGTAATCAATGGATAAATGTAGATACAACTTTTTATAAGGGAGGAGACTATTTTAATAGCAAAAGATTTCAACTTGATCATAGAGATTCGCAAATAGCAGGAGAGTGGTAA
- a CDS encoding ABC transporter permease → MVDDRQEHELYIKNINRRKKKITLCRIIILIAFFVLWEIAGDLGWIDPFLTSTPSRMYKNLIALYLEGTLFTHIGITCFETILGFLLSTALGTLIAIILWWSEFISDILDPYIVVLNALPKVALAPIIIFWVGNGISAIILVTVLISIIVTILTVLNGFKEVDKDKITLLKTFGSSKLQILTNLIIPSSVPTLISSLKINVGLSWVGVIMGEFLVAKEGLGFLIIYGGQISQLDTVMVSIIILSILAYAMYASISFAEKKLRKLIFH, encoded by the coding sequence ATGGTGGATGACAGACAAGAACATGAACTCTATATAAAAAACATAAATAGAAGAAAGAAAAAAATTACACTATGCCGAATAATAATTTTAATAGCTTTTTTTGTTTTATGGGAAATTGCAGGAGATTTGGGATGGATAGATCCTTTTTTAACCAGTACTCCCTCTAGAATGTACAAAAATCTTATAGCCCTTTATCTCGAAGGAACTTTATTTACACATATTGGGATTACCTGTTTTGAAACAATATTAGGCTTTTTATTAAGTACAGCTCTTGGAACTTTAATTGCTATAATTCTTTGGTGGTCTGAATTTATTTCAGATATATTGGATCCATATATAGTAGTATTAAATGCCCTTCCAAAAGTTGCTCTGGCTCCTATAATAATATTTTGGGTAGGTAACGGAATTTCTGCTATTATTTTAGTTACAGTATTGATTTCCATAATTGTAACTATATTAACTGTATTAAATGGTTTTAAAGAAGTAGATAAGGATAAAATCACCCTTCTTAAAACCTTTGGTTCTTCAAAACTTCAGATCTTAACCAATCTTATAATACCTTCTTCAGTTCCTACTCTAATCTCCTCCTTAAAAATAAATGTAGGACTTTCCTGGGTAGGAGTAATAATGGGAGAATTTCTGGTGGCAAAGGAAGGCTTGGGATTTTTAATAATATATGGTGGACAAATATCTCAGCTGGACACAGTCATGGTCAGCATAATTATACTTTCAATATTAGCTTATGCCATGTATGCATCTATATCCTTTGCTGAAAAAAAACTTAGAAAACTAATATTTCATTAG
- a CDS encoding undecaprenyl diphosphate synthase family protein, with protein MSMPAHIGIIPDGNRRWALKNGMAKENGYNFGLKPGIELFKLCEKLGIKELTYYGFTTDNTKRPAPQTKAFTRACIEAVKILSKENASLLVVGNSDSPMFPKSLLPYTVRKKFGTGGIKINFLVNYGWEWDLSSVKDLGTTNRTSIMCNLNSSDITRIDLIIRWGGRRRLSGFLPVQSVYSDFYIIEDYWPDFKPEHLMQALKWYRHQDITLGG; from the coding sequence ATGTCAATGCCAGCTCACATAGGCATAATTCCAGATGGAAATAGAAGATGGGCACTAAAAAATGGTATGGCAAAGGAAAATGGTTATAATTTTGGTTTAAAACCTGGTATAGAGTTATTTAAATTATGTGAAAAATTAGGCATAAAAGAATTAACTTATTATGGGTTTACCACAGATAATACGAAACGTCCTGCCCCTCAAACCAAAGCATTTACTAGGGCCTGTATAGAAGCTGTAAAAATTTTGTCTAAAGAAAATGCTTCCCTTTTAGTAGTAGGCAATTCAGATTCTCCTATGTTCCCTAAATCACTTCTTCCTTATACAGTCAGAAAAAAGTTTGGAACAGGAGGAATAAAAATTAATTTTTTAGTGAATTATGGTTGGGAGTGGGATTTAAGTAGTGTAAAAGATCTTGGAACTACAAACAGAACTTCCATCATGTGTAATCTAAATTCCAGTGACATAACTAGAATAGATTTAATTATACGCTGGGGAGGACGAAGAAGACTCAGTGGATTTCTTCCTGTTCAATCAGTATACTCAGATTTTTATATAATAGAAGATTACTGGCCGGATTTTAAACCTGAACATTTAATGCAAGCTCTCAAATGGTATAGACATCAGGATATAACTTTAGGAGGATAG